One segment of Deltaproteobacteria bacterium DNA contains the following:
- a CDS encoding toxin-antitoxin system HicB family antitoxin, translating to MANLQVKNVPDALHRRLRAYANRRGRTVRDVVLEAVTREIDREAFRTRLAKRAPVDLGRPAARTLEDVRAAREKELGG from the coding sequence ATGGCGAACCTCCAGGTGAAGAACGTCCCCGACGCGCTGCATCGAAGGCTTCGCGCCTACGCCAACCGGCGAGGACGGACCGTACGTGACGTCGTCCTCGAGGCGGTGACTCGTGAAATCGATCGCGAAGCGTTTCGGACTCGGCTCGCGAAGCGCGCGCCGGTCGATCTCGGTCGGCCCGCCGCACGCACGCTGGAAGACGTACGGGCCGCGCGCGAGAAGGA